Proteins encoded within one genomic window of bacterium:
- a CDS encoding M23 family metallopeptidase, which translates to MIALLRAAGLGAGALLVWMVIASQVPSHVRLPMGAVVPGARVSQPFGCTSLELEPFDPFCPGRHVHTGVDLAAPIGSAVHSATAGTAHVGFDPEGAGRYVLVTAAAHVRVFYGHLSVIGVAEGQAVSAGQVIGEVGATGRATGAHVHFEVQVDGRSVDPEAWLAS; encoded by the coding sequence GTGATCGCCCTGCTGCGTGCGGCCGGGCTCGGCGCCGGCGCTCTCCTGGTCTGGATGGTGATCGCCTCGCAAGTTCCGAGCCACGTGAGGCTGCCCATGGGTGCGGTCGTCCCGGGCGCGCGCGTCAGCCAGCCGTTCGGGTGCACGAGCCTCGAGCTGGAGCCATTCGACCCGTTCTGCCCCGGCCGGCACGTGCACACCGGCGTCGACCTGGCCGCTCCGATCGGCTCCGCCGTCCACTCCGCCACGGCGGGGACGGCGCACGTCGGATTCGATCCTGAAGGCGCGGGGCGCTACGTCCTGGTCACGGCCGCCGCGCACGTGCGCGTCTTCTACGGCCACCTGTCGGTCATCGGCGTCGCCGAGGGTCAGGCGGTCAGCGCCGGCCAGGTGATCGGCGAGGTCGGCGCTACCGGCAGGGCGACCGGTGCCCACGTCCACTTCGAGGTCCAGGTCGACGGGCGCTCGGTCGACCCGGAGGCGTGGCTGGCGTCTTGA
- a CDS encoding DNA ligase codes for MARKLAEYEAKRDFQRTPEPGARVPRQGARAPRFVVQEHHARRLHWDFRLERDGVLVSWAVPKGIPPDPKKNHLAVHVEDHPLDYIDFAGQIPAGNYGAGQVSIWDHGTYDTEKWSDREVMVTLRGERLNGRYVLFQTGGDNWMIHRMDPPQDPDRQPMPERIEPMMAKLSSALPSPDAGWGFEFKWDGIRALAHVEGGRVRLISRSGEDVTARYPEVHPMGRALGSREVILDGEVVALDERGRPSFEEIQQRMGLSSEPEVRRKMKLVPVTYMIFDLLWRDGHSLLATPYDERRRLLARLELSGASWQTPPFERGGGRAMLDASAKAGLEGVMAKRLDSRYEPGRRGGAWLKIKNRGRQELVIGGWLEGEGKRRGHPGALLVGHYDHGKLVYAGKVGTGFTDAMLDRLHDLLQPLAQDSSPFEVGSPPRAANFVKPRLVAEFEFVEWTRSGQLRAPSFKGLRTDKPAREVVREGG; via the coding sequence GTGGCTCGGAAGCTCGCCGAGTACGAAGCCAAGAGAGATTTCCAACGCACGCCCGAACCCGGCGCCAGGGTGCCGCGCCAAGGCGCCAGGGCGCCGCGGTTCGTCGTCCAGGAGCACCACGCTCGGCGCCTGCACTGGGACTTCCGCCTGGAACGCGACGGCGTGCTCGTCTCATGGGCGGTGCCGAAGGGCATCCCGCCCGATCCGAAGAAGAATCATCTGGCGGTTCACGTCGAGGATCATCCCCTCGACTACATCGACTTCGCCGGTCAGATCCCGGCCGGCAACTACGGGGCGGGCCAGGTCTCGATCTGGGACCACGGCACCTACGACACCGAGAAGTGGTCGGATCGCGAGGTGATGGTCACCCTGCGCGGCGAGCGGCTGAACGGACGCTACGTGCTCTTCCAGACCGGCGGCGACAACTGGATGATCCACCGGATGGACCCGCCCCAGGATCCCGACCGCCAGCCGATGCCCGAGCGCATCGAACCCATGATGGCCAAGCTCAGCTCGGCCCTACCCTCGCCGGACGCGGGCTGGGGGTTCGAGTTCAAGTGGGACGGCATTCGCGCGCTGGCGCACGTCGAAGGCGGGCGCGTGAGGCTCATCAGCCGCAGCGGCGAGGACGTCACGGCCCGCTATCCGGAGGTGCACCCCATGGGCCGTGCGCTCGGATCGCGTGAGGTGATCCTCGACGGCGAGGTCGTCGCCCTCGACGAAAGGGGACGGCCGAGCTTCGAGGAGATCCAGCAGCGCATGGGCCTCAGCTCGGAGCCGGAGGTCCGCCGCAAGATGAAGCTCGTGCCGGTGACGTACATGATCTTCGACCTGCTGTGGCGGGACGGCCATTCCCTGCTGGCGACGCCCTACGACGAGCGCCGCCGCCTGCTCGCGCGGCTCGAGCTGAGCGGTGCATCTTGGCAGACGCCACCGTTCGAAAGGGGCGGCGGCCGGGCGATGCTCGATGCCAGCGCCAAGGCGGGGCTCGAAGGCGTGATGGCGAAGCGGCTCGACTCGCGCTACGAGCCCGGGCGGCGAGGCGGCGCCTGGCTGAAGATCAAGAACCGCGGCCGTCAGGAGCTGGTGATCGGAGGCTGGCTGGAAGGCGAGGGCAAGCGCCGCGGACACCCGGGCGCTCTGCTCGTCGGCCATTACGACCACGGCAAGCTGGTCTATGCCGGCAAGGTGGGCACCGGGTTCACGGATGCGATGCTGGACAGGTTGCACGACCTTTTGCAGCCGCTGGCCCAGGACTCCAGCCCGTTCGAGGTCGGTTCACCGCCCCGGGCCGCCAATTTCGTCAAGCCCAGGCTCGTGGCCGAGTTCGAGTTCGTGGAGTGGACGCGGTCCGGCCAGCTGCGAGCGCCGTCGTTCAAAGGCCTGCGCACCGACAAGCCCGCACGCGAGGTCGTACGCGAAGGTGGCTAA
- a CDS encoding ATP-dependent DNA ligase — protein MAKETSVEVQIDGRTLKLTNLEKVLYPEVGFTKAQVIDYYTRMAPVILPHTRDHPLTLKRYPNGVDAEFFYEKNCPKHRPPWVQTATVWSGGNNRDMYYCLAQDLPTLVWLGNLATLEFHTSLSRADDLPQPRTLVFDLDPGPPATIVECCRVGFMVRDLFAEHGLECCAKTSGSKGLQLYVPLNTKVSYVETKVVSKGLAQHFEERHPDKVVHKQLKELRTGRVLIDWSQNDQYKTTVNVYSLRARARPTVSTPVTWAEVEECARAGDPSLLVFDSEQVLARVARHGDLFEPVLSKKQKLPKSLVEAMGGATALEKMANRRRGTGRFPNPADG, from the coding sequence GTGGCTAAGGAGACCTCTGTCGAAGTCCAGATCGACGGCCGCACGCTCAAGCTCACCAACCTGGAGAAGGTCCTGTACCCGGAGGTCGGGTTCACCAAGGCCCAGGTGATCGACTACTACACGCGCATGGCTCCGGTCATCCTGCCTCACACGCGCGACCACCCGCTGACCCTCAAGCGGTATCCCAACGGGGTCGACGCGGAGTTCTTCTACGAGAAGAACTGCCCCAAGCACCGGCCGCCGTGGGTGCAGACCGCAACCGTGTGGAGCGGCGGCAACAACCGCGACATGTACTACTGCCTGGCGCAGGACCTGCCCACGCTCGTCTGGCTGGGCAACCTGGCGACGCTGGAGTTCCACACCTCGCTCTCCCGCGCCGACGACCTGCCCCAGCCACGGACTCTCGTCTTCGACCTCGACCCCGGGCCGCCCGCGACCATCGTCGAGTGCTGCCGTGTCGGGTTTATGGTGCGCGACCTCTTCGCCGAGCACGGCCTCGAGTGCTGCGCCAAGACCTCGGGCTCGAAGGGCCTGCAGCTCTATGTGCCGCTCAACACCAAGGTCTCGTACGTCGAGACCAAGGTCGTCTCGAAGGGCCTCGCCCAGCACTTCGAGGAGCGGCATCCCGACAAGGTCGTGCACAAGCAGCTGAAGGAGCTGCGCACGGGCCGCGTGCTCATCGATTGGAGCCAGAACGACCAGTACAAGACGACCGTCAACGTCTACTCCCTGCGCGCGCGGGCGAGGCCCACCGTTTCAACGCCCGTGACGTGGGCGGAGGTGGAGGAGTGCGCCAGGGCCGGCGACCCGAGCCTTCTGGTTTTCGACTCCGAGCAGGTGCTCGCACGCGTCGCCAGGCATGGCGATCTCTTCGAGCCGGTGCTCAGCAAGAAGCAGAAGCTGCCGAAGTCGCTGGTCGAAGCCATGGGCGGAGCGACCGCGCTGGAGAAGATGGCGAACCGCCGTCGGGGCACCGGGCGATTCCCCAATCCGGCTGACGGGTGA
- a CDS encoding NAD(P)/FAD-dependent oxidoreductase, with the protein MTRPRVVIAGAGFGGLTCARALKRAPVDVLLVDRNNYHLFTPLLYQVASALLDPGEIARPVRELIRPLSNVEFRQAEVSGADLQQRRLLTDHGPIPYDYLVLATGSQSDYFGNESLARHAFGLKRLDEGLALRNRILGQLEASRWATDREQRHALLTFAVIGGGPTGVELAGALSELIRLVLRKDYRDLDLGEVRVLLLEAAGSLLAGFVPKLREAARQSLEKKAVEVMFGAKVEAVTANTIRLAGGREIAAGTVVWTAGVRASAVGRAIGVEVGRQARIKVDPSLQVPGHPLVFAIGDLAAATDRGEPLPMLIPVAMQEGRQVAATIWDLARNGGVRAFVYRDPGIMATIGRNSAVAEFGPVHLSGFFGWLMWLAVHLVNVISFRSRILVLVNWAWDYLFYDRPIRLIVRAGSDRLDREGH; encoded by the coding sequence GTGACCCGGCCGCGGGTCGTCATCGCCGGCGCCGGGTTTGGAGGCCTCACGTGCGCGCGCGCCCTGAAGAGAGCCCCGGTGGATGTTCTGCTCGTGGATCGCAACAACTACCACCTCTTCACTCCGCTCCTGTACCAGGTCGCCTCGGCGCTTCTCGACCCAGGCGAGATCGCGCGGCCGGTCCGCGAGCTGATCCGCCCGCTGTCGAACGTCGAGTTCAGGCAGGCGGAGGTGAGCGGAGCCGACCTGCAACAGCGTCGATTGCTGACCGACCACGGACCGATTCCCTACGACTATCTGGTCCTGGCCACCGGCAGCCAGAGCGATTACTTCGGCAACGAGTCGCTGGCGCGCCACGCGTTCGGGCTCAAACGGCTGGACGAAGGGCTGGCGCTGCGCAATCGCATCCTGGGTCAGCTCGAAGCCTCACGCTGGGCGACCGATCGGGAGCAGCGCCACGCGCTGCTCACATTTGCCGTCATCGGCGGCGGCCCGACCGGCGTCGAGCTGGCGGGCGCGCTCTCCGAGCTCATCCGCCTGGTGCTCCGCAAGGACTACCGCGACCTCGACCTCGGCGAGGTCCGCGTCCTCCTGCTCGAGGCGGCCGGCTCCCTGCTGGCGGGCTTCGTGCCCAAGCTGCGCGAGGCCGCGCGCCAATCCCTGGAGAAAAAGGCCGTCGAAGTGATGTTCGGGGCCAAGGTCGAGGCGGTGACCGCGAACACCATCCGCCTGGCCGGCGGACGGGAGATCGCCGCCGGCACCGTCGTTTGGACGGCCGGGGTCAGGGCGTCCGCCGTCGGCCGGGCGATCGGGGTGGAGGTCGGCCGCCAGGCCCGGATCAAAGTCGACCCCAGCCTGCAGGTGCCAGGGCACCCGCTGGTGTTCGCGATCGGCGACCTGGCCGCGGCGACCGACCGTGGCGAGCCGCTGCCGATGCTCATCCCGGTGGCGATGCAGGAGGGGCGGCAGGTGGCGGCCACGATCTGGGACCTGGCGCGCAATGGTGGAGTGAGGGCGTTCGTCTACCGGGATCCCGGGATCATGGCGACCATCGGGCGCAACTCCGCCGTCGCCGAGTTCGGGCCGGTTCACCTGTCCGGGTTCTTCGGCTGGCTGATGTGGCTGGCGGTGCATCTGGTCAACGTGATCAGCTTCCGCAGCCGCATCCTGGTCCTGGTCAACTGGGCGTGGGACTACCTCTTCTACGACCGGCCGATCCGGCTCATCGTGCGCGCCGGCAGCGACCGGCTCGATCGCGAAGGGCACTGA
- a CDS encoding LppX_LprAFG lipoprotein, which yields MNGRTSLLAGVTLLMLASCGGGLQPVDPATALRQGAGAMAELKTVKADLLFTRSAISFQGFTLVHAKASVRLPGDSDTVYTVRQQDLSIGIEVVISGGHSYLKLPFSTFQEVTGAGANAIPDVAKLFDSATGLPAVIPAGRHPKYIAVDKADGVDSHKVEATYSPDQVHGMLPQLTSSGDVDAVIWVGGSDHLIRRAILSGPFGDHGAASSVEVDLSGFNAAVSITSPSP from the coding sequence ATGAACGGGCGCACGTCCCTGCTGGCGGGCGTGACGCTCCTGATGCTCGCTTCATGTGGCGGCGGGCTGCAGCCCGTGGATCCGGCCACGGCGCTTCGCCAGGGGGCGGGGGCGATGGCCGAGCTGAAGACGGTGAAGGCGGACCTGCTGTTCACCAGGAGCGCGATCTCGTTCCAGGGCTTCACGCTCGTGCATGCCAAGGCGTCGGTGCGCCTGCCGGGCGATAGCGACACGGTCTACACCGTCAGGCAGCAGGACCTTTCGATCGGCATCGAGGTGGTCATCTCGGGCGGGCACTCTTACCTCAAGCTGCCTTTTTCCACGTTCCAGGAGGTGACCGGAGCCGGCGCCAACGCGATCCCGGACGTGGCGAAGCTGTTCGATTCGGCGACCGGGCTCCCCGCCGTCATCCCCGCCGGCCGCCACCCCAAATACATCGCGGTCGACAAGGCGGACGGGGTGGACTCGCACAAGGTCGAGGCCACCTACAGCCCGGACCAGGTGCACGGCATGCTGCCGCAGCTGACGTCATCGGGAGACGTGGACGCCGTCATCTGGGTGGGCGGCTCGGACCATCTCATCCGCAGGGCCATCCTCAGCGGGCCATTCGGCGACCACGGCGCCGCCAGCTCGGTGGAGGTCGACCTGAGCGGGTTCAACGCGGCCGTGAGCATTACCTCACCCTCGCCCTAG
- a CDS encoding MFS transporter gives MGGRLGPSHPQGHPQRAIRRPRRRQLGGGRPERVQRGREHYLTLALVTGGFTRLARHALANGGRGAPRPLLLGLAGAGLCVGALDAYVVVTLLPAMITDVGLTIDRFEQATPVVTGFLGGYVVAMPLLGAYSDAHGRAPVYALCMAAFAAGSAVTAMSGIWGFAGLPWLVAGRLLQGLGGGGLVPLSLALAADLYRDGARTVALGSVAALQEAGSVFGPLYGATLAAAAAALGGWRFVFWLNLPLAAICAAAVVLASRRPAEPTDRRESSVDWVSAALLGLGLGLLVVALYPDDPDHRATSGLFFPAGGLSLVVLGLYGRRQIRRLEPLIPRELMRSRRFIGASVANLLIGAALMVALVDVPVLGRLVFSLDQLGSGLLLTQFLVGIPLGAVIGGLLAVRGGARITAVSGMLLSAAAFLQMSGWHANELTLHLGGVRQVDIALGACGLGFGMVIAPLTAAVLEVTRVRSHGVATSLVVLARTMGMLVGLSALTAFGLYRFHQIFGTPVLTDPDLRARVDHLSRLVAAAFLQEYREIFSIAAGLCALAALTAVASMGRRRTASG, from the coding sequence CTGGGTGGGCGGCTCGGACCATCTCATCCGCAGGGCCATCCTCAGCGGGCCATTCGGCGACCACGGCGCCGCCAGCTCGGTGGAGGTCGACCTGAGCGGGTTCAACGCGGCCGTGAGCATTACCTCACCCTCGCCCTAGTGACCGGCGGATTCACGCGGCTCGCGCGGCACGCCTTGGCCAACGGCGGCCGCGGCGCGCCGAGACCCCTCTTGCTGGGCCTCGCCGGCGCCGGGCTTTGCGTCGGCGCCCTCGACGCCTACGTGGTCGTGACCCTCCTGCCGGCGATGATCACCGACGTCGGCTTGACCATCGACCGCTTCGAGCAGGCGACGCCCGTCGTGACGGGGTTTCTCGGCGGTTACGTGGTCGCCATGCCGCTCCTGGGCGCCTACTCGGACGCGCACGGGCGCGCCCCGGTCTACGCACTGTGCATGGCGGCGTTCGCGGCGGGCTCGGCGGTGACCGCGATGTCCGGCATCTGGGGGTTTGCCGGCCTGCCCTGGCTCGTCGCCGGCCGCCTCTTGCAGGGGCTCGGGGGCGGCGGGCTCGTGCCGCTGTCGCTGGCGCTGGCCGCCGACCTGTATCGCGATGGCGCACGAACCGTCGCCCTCGGCTCGGTGGCGGCGCTGCAAGAGGCGGGGAGCGTGTTCGGCCCGCTGTACGGGGCGACGCTCGCCGCGGCGGCCGCGGCTCTCGGTGGCTGGCGCTTCGTCTTCTGGCTCAACCTGCCGCTGGCCGCCATCTGCGCCGCCGCTGTGGTGCTCGCGAGCCGCCGGCCGGCCGAACCAACCGACCGCCGGGAGTCCTCGGTGGACTGGGTGAGCGCGGCGCTGCTCGGGCTCGGGCTCGGCCTGCTGGTCGTCGCGCTGTATCCCGACGACCCCGATCACCGCGCCACCAGCGGCCTGTTCTTCCCCGCCGGCGGCCTGAGCCTGGTCGTGCTCGGGCTTTACGGCCGGCGCCAGATCCGGCGGCTCGAGCCGCTCATCCCTCGCGAGCTGATGCGCAGCCGTCGCTTCATCGGCGCGAGTGTCGCCAACCTCCTGATCGGCGCCGCGCTGATGGTGGCGCTGGTTGACGTACCCGTTCTGGGCCGCCTGGTTTTCAGCCTGGACCAGCTCGGCTCCGGGCTGCTGCTCACTCAGTTCCTGGTCGGAATCCCGCTGGGAGCGGTGATCGGCGGTCTGCTCGCGGTACGGGGCGGCGCCCGCATCACGGCGGTGTCCGGCATGCTCCTTTCGGCTGCCGCCTTCCTCCAGATGTCCGGCTGGCACGCGAACGAGCTGACGCTGCACCTGGGAGGGGTGCGCCAGGTCGACATCGCCCTGGGAGCCTGCGGGCTGGGCTTCGGAATGGTCATCGCGCCCCTGACCGCCGCCGTGCTGGAGGTCACCAGGGTGCGGAGTCACGGGGTGGCGACGAGCCTGGTGGTGCTGGCGCGCACGATGGGAATGCTCGTCGGGCTCTCGGCCCTGACGGCGTTCGGTCTCTACCGCTTCCATCAGATCTTCGGCACGCCGGTCCTCACCGACCCCGACCTGCGCGCCCGGGTCGACCACCTCTCCAGGCTGGTCGCGGCCGCTTTTCTCCAGGAATACCGCGAGATCTTCAGCATCGCGGCCGGGTTGTGCGCGCTGGCCGCCCTGACGGCCGTCGCCTCCATGGGGCGCCGCCGCACCGCTTCCGGCTGA
- a CDS encoding methyltransferase domain-containing protein, with translation MDPDASDEMIDHLVDFFDRIAPVYDRWAGGQHARVAARLTELAAPARGEHVLDVGSGTGLVAHLVAPQVSPGTVIGIDLSDRMLSIARSKAGQNLQFLGMAAERLVFKPQTFDLVTMGEALAYLADPTDALAEAHRVLRPGGRLAVSNQRRSLSTRAQDLFFQGLAPLARRHYLRLPRYSSERARLGEPDTLPQLLEAAGFEVTRVTEMVTGGRTRDAREWTDLMAGAGPLPYTLIHALGPRYRSELEAEVESAMASLGDPDDAFRYHHSYLLAVARKR, from the coding sequence ATGGACCCGGATGCATCGGACGAGATGATCGACCACCTGGTCGATTTCTTTGATCGGATCGCTCCGGTCTATGACCGCTGGGCCGGGGGCCAGCACGCTCGAGTCGCGGCCAGGTTGACAGAACTTGCCGCGCCGGCGCGCGGAGAGCACGTCCTCGACGTCGGCTCAGGGACGGGGCTCGTCGCCCACCTGGTGGCGCCCCAGGTCAGTCCCGGGACGGTGATCGGCATCGACCTCTCCGACCGGATGCTGTCGATCGCTCGCTCGAAGGCGGGCCAGAACCTGCAGTTCCTGGGCATGGCTGCCGAGCGCCTCGTGTTCAAGCCCCAGACATTCGACCTCGTGACCATGGGGGAGGCCCTCGCCTACCTGGCCGATCCCACCGACGCGCTGGCCGAGGCGCACCGGGTCCTGCGGCCGGGCGGCCGGCTCGCGGTCTCGAATCAGCGTCGCAGCCTGAGCACCCGGGCGCAGGACCTCTTCTTCCAGGGCCTGGCGCCCCTGGCCAGGCGTCACTACCTGAGACTGCCGCGATACAGCTCCGAGCGCGCGCGCCTGGGCGAGCCGGACACGCTGCCGCAGCTCCTGGAAGCCGCCGGGTTCGAGGTGACCAGAGTCACGGAGATGGTCACCGGCGGCCGGACGCGCGACGCACGCGAGTGGACCGATCTGATGGCCGGTGCGGGACCGCTGCCGTACACCCTGATCCATGCCCTCGGCCCGCGCTACCGGAGCGAGCTGGAGGCGGAGGTGGAATCCGCGATGGCGAGCCTGGGTGACCCGGACGACGCCTTCCGCTATCACCACTCATATCTGCTGGCCGTGGCGCGCAAGCGCTGA
- a CDS encoding polymer-forming cytoskeletal protein, giving the protein MEGSITAVEDSHMAQAEKSATHSSGAAQDGGTNVVNLGPRDSLHGRLEIQGDLKIQGNVEGELKASGDVTVDSTAAIQASIEGSNVSVRGQVTGNVTAKRRLTLGGSGHLNGDVKVSRLTVEDGATLNGNVTMTQEKA; this is encoded by the coding sequence ATGGAAGGCTCGATCACCGCAGTGGAGGATTCCCACATGGCCCAAGCTGAAAAGTCCGCGACCCATTCGTCCGGGGCGGCTCAGGACGGCGGCACCAACGTCGTCAACCTCGGTCCCCGCGACAGCCTGCACGGACGTCTGGAGATCCAGGGCGACCTCAAGATCCAGGGCAATGTCGAGGGCGAGCTCAAAGCCAGCGGCGATGTGACCGTGGACTCGACGGCGGCCATCCAGGCGTCGATCGAGGGCTCAAACGTCAGCGTGAGGGGCCAGGTCACCGGCAACGTCACGGCCAAACGCCGCCTGACCCTGGGCGGTTCCGGCCACCTGAACGGTGACGTCAAGGTGAGCCGCCTCACGGTCGAGGACGGGGCCACCCTCAACGGCAACGTCACGATGACGCAGGAGAAGGCCTGA
- a CDS encoding aminotransferase class I/II-fold pyridoxal phosphate-dependent enzyme has protein sequence MTRLNLELNGPERAVNFAQGFPDFPTDSRILEAAARALRDGYNQYATTWGAPQLRAAVARKQSAAWGRGVDAETEVTISCGATEAMIAAMLAAVDPGDEVIIFEPFYENYGPDCIISGAVPRFVSLCAPDWSFDPDELRRAFNRKTRAIVVNTPQNPTGKVYSRQELELIAGLCVEHDAIAITDEIYEHLVYRGRHISLATLPGMAERTITISGASKTFSVTGWRIGWLVAPPPLTAGIRKVHDFLTVGAAHPLQIAIAAALELPPSFYTELLGDYRERRDVIASGLQDCGFDAPAPDGAYYVMAGIRSAGGRARAGGSSLDDTAMARHLIEKAAVATVPASSFYHDPNLGRGHLRFSFPKRIETIERGLRALRAMQAD, from the coding sequence ATGACACGCCTCAACCTCGAGCTGAACGGACCGGAGCGGGCCGTCAACTTCGCCCAGGGATTCCCCGATTTCCCAACCGACTCCCGCATCCTCGAAGCCGCCGCCAGGGCGCTGCGAGACGGCTACAACCAGTACGCGACCACGTGGGGAGCGCCGCAGCTGCGAGCGGCGGTGGCGCGCAAGCAATCAGCGGCATGGGGTCGTGGCGTTGACGCCGAGACCGAGGTCACCATCTCCTGTGGCGCGACCGAGGCGATGATCGCGGCCATGCTGGCGGCGGTCGACCCGGGCGACGAGGTCATCATTTTCGAGCCCTTTTACGAGAACTACGGGCCGGATTGCATCATCAGCGGCGCGGTTCCCCGCTTCGTGAGCCTGTGCGCGCCCGACTGGTCATTCGATCCCGACGAGCTACGAAGGGCCTTCAACCGCAAGACCCGCGCCATCGTCGTCAACACCCCGCAGAACCCGACCGGGAAGGTCTACTCGCGACAGGAGCTCGAGCTGATCGCGGGGCTCTGCGTCGAACACGACGCGATCGCGATCACCGACGAGATCTACGAGCACCTCGTCTACCGCGGCCGGCACATCAGCCTGGCGACGCTGCCCGGCATGGCCGAGCGCACGATCACGATCAGCGGCGCCAGCAAGACCTTCTCGGTGACGGGCTGGCGCATCGGCTGGCTGGTCGCGCCGCCGCCGCTGACCGCCGGCATCCGCAAGGTCCACGACTTCCTCACCGTCGGCGCCGCGCATCCGCTGCAGATCGCGATCGCCGCCGCCCTCGAGCTGCCCCCGTCCTTTTATACAGAGCTGCTCGGCGATTACCGCGAACGCCGGGACGTGATCGCGTCCGGGCTCCAGGATTGCGGTTTCGACGCGCCGGCGCCTGACGGCGCGTATTACGTGATGGCGGGCATCCGGTCCGCCGGCGGCCGGGCGCGGGCGGGGGGCTCTTCCCTGGATGACACGGCGATGGCCAGGCATCTCATCGAGAAAGCCGCGGTGGCGACCGTGCCCGCCTCCAGCTTCTACCACGACCCGAACCTCGGTCGCGGCCACCTGCGCTTCAGCTTTCCCAAGCGGATCGAGACCATCGAGCGCGGCCTCCGGGCTCTGCGCGCGATGCAGGCGGATTAA
- a CDS encoding CBS domain-containing protein: MIPVKEVMTRDVITFREDTPLEEIAMTLSSKRITGAPVIGAEGHVVGIVSETDVFSKKGKVARDIMSQRVISVTEETGIDEAARLLIGERIRRVPVIRGGKMVGLLSRSDVLDFFAKTRWTCSVCGWWERSLERPARCYSCSSTAIQLERADPGH, encoded by the coding sequence ATGATCCCGGTCAAAGAGGTGATGACCCGTGACGTGATCACCTTTCGCGAGGACACGCCGCTGGAGGAGATCGCGATGACGCTTTCCTCCAAGCGCATCACGGGCGCGCCGGTGATCGGTGCTGAGGGGCACGTCGTGGGCATCGTCTCGGAAACCGACGTCTTCTCCAAGAAGGGCAAGGTCGCGCGCGACATCATGAGCCAGCGCGTCATCTCGGTCACCGAAGAGACCGGGATCGATGAGGCGGCCCGGCTGTTGATCGGGGAGCGCATCCGCCGCGTGCCCGTGATCAGGGGCGGCAAGATGGTCGGACTGCTGAGCCGCTCCGACGTGCTCGACTTCTTCGCCAAGACACGGTGGACGTGCAGTGTGTGCGGCTGGTGGGAGCGAAGCCTGGAGCGGCCGGCCCGCTGCTACTCGTGCTCGAGCACCGCGATCCAGCTGGAGCGCGCCGATCCTGGGCACTGA
- a CDS encoding threonine/serine dehydratase, translating into MSPFLEPHVAAVRQAAGRIRGHVRRTPTLSTDLDFDLRLKPECFQVTGSFKARGAFNAVLSLLGRDSKPVGVITVSSGNHAQAVALAAATAGLPALILIPEDANPAKVAATRALGAEVIQKGVTFANREQRLREEMRDRGFTLVHPFNDWDVIHGQGTAALELLEDEPGLEVIVAPVGGGGLLSGTAISAKAHQPSIRVIGVEPAEADDAYQSWRTGSIQSLPNAPSTLADGVRTIAIGSHPFEVMFANRLVDEIVTVSEAEIATAVRAAWSRLHLALEPTGALPLAAWLAGRLPKAKTGLILSGGNADFDTVAKLLATP; encoded by the coding sequence TTGAGCCCGTTCCTCGAACCGCACGTCGCGGCGGTCCGCCAGGCGGCGGGACGCATCCGCGGCCACGTTCGGCGGACCCCGACCTTGTCCACCGACCTCGACTTCGACCTTCGCCTGAAGCCCGAGTGCTTCCAGGTCACCGGCTCGTTCAAGGCGCGCGGCGCTTTCAACGCCGTTCTCTCATTGCTGGGGCGCGACTCCAAGCCGGTCGGTGTGATCACGGTCAGCTCCGGCAACCACGCGCAGGCGGTGGCGCTGGCGGCCGCGACGGCCGGCCTGCCGGCTCTGATCCTGATCCCCGAGGACGCCAACCCGGCCAAGGTCGCCGCCACCCGGGCGCTCGGCGCCGAGGTGATCCAGAAGGGCGTTACGTTCGCCAACCGTGAGCAGAGGCTGCGCGAGGAGATGCGTGATCGGGGCTTCACGCTGGTGCATCCGTTCAACGACTGGGACGTCATCCACGGCCAGGGCACGGCGGCGCTGGAGCTGCTCGAAGACGAGCCCGGCCTCGAGGTCATCGTCGCGCCGGTGGGCGGCGGGGGCCTGCTTTCGGGCACCGCGATCTCCGCCAAGGCTCACCAGCCCTCGATCCGGGTGATCGGAGTCGAGCCGGCCGAAGCCGACGATGCCTACCAGAGCTGGCGGACGGGCAGCATCCAGAGCCTCCCCAACGCTCCGAGCACGCTCGCGGACGGGGTCCGGACGATCGCCATCGGCTCACACCCCTTCGAGGTCATGTTCGCCAACCGGCTGGTGGACGAGATCGTCACGGTGTCCGAAGCCGAGATCGCAACCGCGGTCCGGGCCGCCTGGTCGCGGCTCCACCTGGCGCTCGAGCCCACTGGGGCGCTGCCGCTGGCCGCCTGGCTGGCCGGCCGGCTGCCGAAAGCCAAAACCGGCCTGATCCTCAGCGGCGGCAACGCCGATTTCGACACGGTGGCTAAACTGCTCGCCACCCCATGA